From the Streptomyces sp. KMM 9044 genome, one window contains:
- a CDS encoding phosphopantetheine-binding protein, whose product MSLPPSGSAGRHAVETSSPATATERRVAAVWSDLLQVEVESLCREDDFFDLGGDSLLVLRVFARLTDHGLPLPRPTVIYRHRTLATLSTAIDAAAAEAHSATAASASVSTSPAVRSLPAGDDRTSPFPVTSGRRGFLPAEALAPGAGTWLARIRLSGPLDPDVFQAAVDMLVERHGMLRTVFPQGREVSRSDGVSRRRRGG is encoded by the coding sequence GTGAGTCTTCCGCCCTCCGGCTCCGCCGGGCGGCACGCCGTGGAGACGTCCTCCCCGGCCACTGCGACCGAACGACGCGTTGCGGCCGTCTGGTCGGACCTGCTCCAGGTGGAAGTGGAATCGCTTTGCCGGGAGGACGACTTCTTCGACCTGGGTGGTGACTCGCTGCTCGTCCTGCGGGTGTTCGCCCGGCTCACGGACCACGGGTTGCCGCTGCCCCGGCCGACGGTGATCTACCGTCACCGCACTCTTGCGACGCTGTCCACGGCCATCGATGCCGCCGCGGCGGAAGCGCACTCCGCCACCGCAGCCTCGGCTTCCGTCTCCACGTCCCCGGCCGTGCGGTCCCTTCCGGCCGGCGACGACCGGACATCTCCGTTCCCCGTCACGTCCGGCCGGCGCGGGTTCCTGCCCGCGGAGGCCCTCGCGCCGGGTGCCGGGACCTGGCTGGCCCGGATTCGGCTGTCCGGACCGCTGGATCCCGACGTCTTCCAGGCGGCGGTCGACATGCTGGTGGAGCGGCACGGCATGCTCCGCACCGTCTTCCCCCAAGGCCGAGAAGTTAGCCGATCAGACGGGGTGTCGAGGCGGCGTCGGGGTGGGTGA
- a CDS encoding IS4 family transposase translates to MRLHSAITSITRTITVAAGVFAPGHLGGLTQFIPFELVDAILDETGRGERRLRLLPSRVGVYYVLALALFPELSCIGVWQQLAASTGPLAPKVSGTALRHLRRRLTPAPFKTLFETLAVPLAPPTTPGVSYRHWRTVAFDGCSSIKAPDSERARGWLGKVRYRLAWAGYPTVMLMTLVETGTRGLLGACFGPTSTGETTYATRLLPLLNTSHLVLVDRGFDSNAFLAGVAGTGAQFVARLKSTRRPPLVRPLADGSYLARLGTLTVRIIEADLLVRLADGTTAGGRYRLATTLLDPAADPAIRLVRLYTERWEIESAYFALRATLMKGRVLRSRDRFGIEQELWAALTAYQVLRTAMTEAAVSAGADPDRTSFTHALTAARAQITLAEGVTGTPEAIITAVTDNLLPPRRHRISARKVKSPISRYHSWHGQARPTTSTPVESVEITLHDRSDATAGTAPDNANHPTPAETCKPDPTPADTSQAAEDPGGRFQLALAIMNSSPDRPSRPRRSCVMSGPVVVGQMP, encoded by the coding sequence TTGCGTCTCCATTCTGCCATCACCAGCATCACGCGCACCATCACGGTGGCCGCCGGGGTCTTCGCCCCGGGCCATCTGGGCGGGTTGACACAGTTCATTCCCTTCGAACTGGTCGACGCGATCCTCGACGAGACCGGACGAGGCGAGCGACGGCTGCGGCTGCTGCCCTCCCGCGTCGGGGTGTACTACGTCCTGGCCCTGGCCCTCTTCCCCGAGTTGTCCTGCATCGGGGTCTGGCAGCAACTGGCCGCTTCGACAGGCCCGTTGGCGCCGAAGGTCTCCGGCACCGCGCTGCGGCACCTGCGCCGACGCCTCACCCCTGCCCCGTTCAAGACCCTGTTCGAGACACTTGCCGTGCCACTGGCCCCACCCACGACGCCCGGGGTGTCCTACCGGCACTGGCGCACCGTGGCCTTCGACGGCTGCTCCTCGATCAAGGCGCCGGACAGCGAACGCGCCCGCGGCTGGCTCGGGAAGGTCCGCTACCGGCTCGCCTGGGCCGGCTACCCGACCGTGATGCTGATGACCCTCGTGGAGACCGGCACCCGGGGCCTGCTCGGAGCCTGCTTCGGCCCCACCAGCACAGGCGAGACCACCTACGCCACCCGGCTCCTCCCGCTACTGAACACCTCCCACCTGGTGCTGGTGGACCGGGGCTTCGACTCCAACGCCTTCCTGGCCGGCGTCGCGGGCACCGGCGCACAGTTCGTTGCCCGCTTGAAGTCCACCCGCCGCCCACCCCTGGTCCGCCCGCTCGCCGACGGCTCCTACCTCGCCCGCCTGGGAACCCTGACCGTCCGCATCATCGAGGCCGACCTCCTCGTGCGCCTGGCCGACGGCACCACCGCCGGCGGCCGCTACCGCCTGGCCACCACGCTCCTGGACCCCGCCGCCGACCCCGCGATACGCCTGGTCAGGCTTTACACGGAACGCTGGGAAATCGAATCCGCCTATTTCGCTTTGCGCGCCACCCTGATGAAGGGCCGGGTCCTGCGCTCACGCGACCGCTTCGGCATCGAGCAGGAACTGTGGGCCGCACTGACCGCCTACCAGGTGCTGCGGACGGCGATGACCGAGGCCGCCGTCTCGGCGGGGGCCGATCCCGACCGCACGAGCTTCACCCACGCCCTGACCGCGGCCCGCGCCCAGATCACCCTGGCCGAGGGCGTCACCGGCACCCCCGAGGCAATCATCACCGCGGTCACGGACAACCTCCTCCCCCCGCGCAGGCACCGCATCAGCGCGCGGAAGGTGAAGTCGCCGATCTCGCGCTACCACTCCTGGCACGGCCAGGCCCGCCCCACCACGAGCACCCCGGTCGAAAGCGTCGAGATCACGTTGCACGACCGCAGCGACGCCACCGCCGGGACAGCACCGGACAACGCCAACCACCCGACTCCGGCAGAGACCTGCAAACCCGACCCGACACCCGCCGATACCAGCCAGGCCGCCGAAGACCCAGGCGGACGCTTCCAGCTCGCCCTCGCCATCATGAACAGCAGCCCCGACCGCCCCTCACGGCCCCGGCGTAGTTGTGTGATGTCCGGTCCCGTGGTGGTTGGTCAGATGCCGTAG
- a CDS encoding condensation domain-containing protein — translation MDEQAAAEAERRLETWAWPLVRLQVLSLAPEEHTLLVHAHHVIGDGYSAALLMQELTEVYDRLADGGDSTTPGLPLLRSDFRDHVRWSAETGHGTGGSGPAAERRTRVCAPYRPPVLRTTAVAGGSGATTRAGAARRDVLFHSSEFTLGASLTEALRMPASHARTTLYAPLMTAYHQELVALTRQSDLIVGLAVSGRDNALPGAHRIFGPFASAVPVRPVRPVRPVRPVRPRTTPLTPPADGTSSAPCVAQPPRRRRHAPTRTWSHGVPTDFP, via the coding sequence GTGGACGAACAAGCCGCGGCCGAGGCGGAACGGCGCCTCGAGACCTGGGCCTGGCCGCTGGTGCGCCTTCAGGTGCTCAGCCTCGCTCCAGAAGAGCACACCCTGCTGGTGCACGCCCATCACGTCATCGGCGACGGGTACAGCGCGGCATTGCTCATGCAGGAACTGACCGAGGTGTACGACCGGTTGGCAGACGGCGGCGACAGCACCACACCTGGTCTCCCGCTGCTGCGCAGTGATTTCCGTGACCATGTCCGGTGGTCGGCGGAGACCGGCCACGGAACCGGTGGCTCCGGGCCGGCGGCGGAACGCCGGACCCGGGTGTGCGCCCCGTACCGGCCGCCGGTGCTGCGCACCACGGCGGTGGCCGGTGGCAGCGGCGCGACCACCCGTGCCGGGGCCGCCCGGCGCGATGTCCTTTTCCACTCCTCGGAGTTCACGCTCGGCGCTTCCCTGACGGAGGCGTTGCGTATGCCCGCGTCCCACGCGCGGACCACCCTGTACGCGCCCCTGATGACCGCCTACCACCAGGAACTCGTGGCACTGACCCGCCAGTCCGACCTGATCGTGGGGCTGGCGGTGAGCGGCCGGGACAACGCGCTGCCCGGCGCACACCGGATCTTCGGCCCGTTCGCCTCGGCCGTTCCCGTCCGGCCGGTCCGGCCGGTCCGGCCGGTCCGGCCGGTCCGGCCGAGGACAACGCCTCTCACACCACCAGCGGATGGGACTTCGAGTGCGCCCTGCGTCGCACAGCCGCCGAGGCGGAGGAGGCACGCGCCCACGAGGACGTGGTCCCACGGCGTGCCGACGGACTTCCCCTGA
- a CDS encoding tellurite resistance TerB family protein, with protein MAMWDRVKDQAKALQQSQSARSGGGQHGNPGPGRAGGHSRGSSSGGSRAQLMGLLKSQLASAKTELKSGAYRDASMAMCALVAAADGHVEPAERQRVEELIVSNEVLQNFPPDQLRKRFNEHVDQLVANFELGKARALQDIAKASKKPVEARAVIQTGLVIAGADGGFEASEQYAIREACAALGLSPTEFGV; from the coding sequence GTGGCGATGTGGGACCGGGTCAAGGACCAGGCCAAGGCGCTCCAGCAGTCCCAGAGCGCGAGGTCGGGAGGAGGGCAGCACGGGAATCCCGGACCGGGACGGGCCGGCGGCCATTCCCGAGGCTCGTCCTCCGGGGGCTCCAGGGCCCAGCTGATGGGGCTGCTGAAGTCCCAGCTCGCGTCGGCGAAGACAGAACTCAAGAGCGGCGCCTACCGGGACGCGAGCATGGCGATGTGCGCGCTGGTCGCGGCCGCCGACGGGCACGTCGAGCCGGCGGAGCGGCAGCGCGTGGAGGAGCTGATCGTCTCCAATGAGGTCCTGCAGAACTTCCCGCCGGACCAGCTCCGCAAGCGGTTCAACGAGCACGTGGACCAGCTCGTGGCCAACTTCGAACTGGGTAAGGCGAGGGCCCTGCAGGATATCGCGAAGGCGTCGAAGAAGCCGGTCGAGGCACGCGCGGTCATCCAGACCGGCCTGGTCATCGCCGGTGCCGACGGCGGCTTCGAGGCGAGCGAGCAGTACGCCATCCGTGAGGCCTGCGCGGCCCTGGGCCTCTCGCCCACGGAGTTCGGAGTCTGA
- a CDS encoding cytochrome P450: MNLDRLVYARRVLREAIRKYGRAWTVTRTATRGSELGGRLVPEGVDVVWSSCPHQHDPRVFPEPGVFDPDRWAPARTPAATRLLPRVR; this comes from the coding sequence GTGAACCTGGACCGGCTCGTTTACGCCCGACGGGTCCTGCGGGAGGCGATTCGGAAGTACGGACGGGCCTGGACGGTGACGCGCACCGCCACCCGTGGCAGCGAACTCGGAGGCCGCCTCGTTCCCGAGGGCGTCGACGTCGTCTGGAGCTCTTGTCCGCACCAGCACGACCCGCGGGTCTTCCCCGAACCCGGTGTCTTCGACCCGGACCGGTGGGCACCCGCCCGCACCCCTGCCGCCACGCGGCTCCTTCCTCGCGTTCGGTGA
- a CDS encoding acyl carrier protein → MPSGTTVVLRELLARSLGIPASGVDDDTPFLRLGLDSLGAVGLVKRLERELVRQLPTTLFFEHRTVRELSALLDLGAGAGSRLEDVPGHEPEDGRGPAVRTDGPSPCPPYNWRCTPAADCIRTSRRGGTCD, encoded by the coding sequence GTGCCGTCCGGCACCACTGTCGTCCTGCGGGAACTGCTGGCCCGGTCACTCGGCATCCCGGCATCGGGCGTCGACGACGACACGCCGTTCCTGCGGCTCGGACTGGACTCGTTGGGCGCCGTCGGCCTCGTCAAGCGACTGGAGCGGGAGCTGGTACGGCAGCTGCCCACCACGCTCTTCTTCGAACACCGGACGGTGCGTGAACTCTCCGCCCTCCTGGACCTGGGAGCGGGTGCGGGGAGCAGACTCGAAGACGTGCCGGGTCATGAGCCCGAGGACGGACGGGGGCCGGCCGTGAGGACGGACGGGCCTTCGCCCTGCCCCCCGTACAACTGGCGCTGTACGCCAGCAGCAGACTGCATCCGGACGTCCCGGCGCGGGGGCACCTGCGACTGA
- a CDS encoding ISAs1 family transposase yields the protein MPVSSPIPPAVGQLADLALWEAELATGPAAVESKLVSRLRQVPDLRAKRGRRHALAVILTLTACATLVIGGDSIAAIWQWATRAPQAKLARIGARYDPLAGRYLVPSERTFRRVLAHLDADALDAVTCEYTTDLARGTVPAPEIPATPGPVEREQRRAAQRSAEHPVPDGLLPTAALDGKALAGARTESGRVFLVGAIDHTSGAVLGQRQVPDKRGEGEAARALLTRLDLPGRVFTLDALHTTKKTARLITGPLHSHYVLILKGNQPLAHAAAQALLTGADADFTETTAIDDDRGHGRTERRTLRTAPADDTLFPGASQVFRLRRDTGNLDDEWTSKEIVFGVTSLPPDLAGPAHLNHYERTHWTVENKIHWVRDVTFREDNSQVRTGTAPRALAGFRNLAISTIRLAGRANIAHARRDLLRHEDAFAVYGI from the coding sequence GTGCCCGTATCTTCGCCGATCCCCCCTGCCGTTGGCCAACTCGCCGACCTCGCCCTGTGGGAGGCCGAGCTCGCCACCGGCCCTGCGGCAGTGGAGTCCAAGCTGGTCAGCAGGTTGCGGCAGGTCCCGGACCTGCGCGCGAAGCGTGGCCGACGCCACGCCCTCGCGGTGATCCTGACACTGACCGCGTGCGCGACGCTGGTGATCGGCGGCGACTCGATCGCCGCGATCTGGCAGTGGGCGACCCGTGCCCCGCAAGCGAAACTGGCCCGCATCGGCGCCCGGTACGACCCGCTGGCCGGCCGCTACCTCGTGCCGAGCGAGCGCACCTTCCGGCGAGTGCTCGCCCATCTGGACGCCGACGCCCTGGACGCCGTGACCTGCGAATACACCACAGACCTCGCGCGCGGCACCGTCCCCGCGCCCGAGATCCCCGCCACCCCGGGACCGGTGGAACGCGAACAGCGCCGCGCCGCTCAACGCTCAGCCGAGCACCCGGTGCCGGACGGGCTGCTGCCGACCGCCGCCCTGGACGGCAAGGCCCTGGCCGGCGCCCGCACCGAGAGCGGACGGGTCTTCCTGGTCGGCGCGATCGACCACACCAGCGGCGCGGTCCTGGGCCAGAGGCAGGTCCCCGACAAGCGCGGCGAGGGCGAGGCCGCACGGGCCCTGCTCACCCGACTCGACCTGCCCGGAAGGGTGTTCACCCTGGACGCGCTGCACACCACGAAGAAGACCGCCCGCCTGATCACAGGCCCTCTCCACAGCCACTACGTCCTGATCCTCAAGGGCAACCAGCCCCTCGCCCACGCCGCCGCCCAGGCGCTGCTGACCGGCGCGGACGCCGACTTCACCGAGACCACCGCGATCGACGACGACCGCGGCCACGGCCGCACCGAACGCCGCACCCTGCGCACCGCACCCGCCGACGACACCCTGTTCCCCGGCGCATCCCAGGTCTTCCGCCTCCGCCGCGACACCGGCAACCTCGACGACGAATGGACCAGCAAGGAGATCGTCTTCGGCGTCACCAGCCTGCCGCCCGACCTCGCCGGCCCCGCTCACCTCAACCACTACGAGAGAACCCACTGGACTGTGGAAAACAAGATCCACTGGGTGCGGGACGTCACCTTCCGAGAAGACAACTCCCAGGTCAGGACCGGTACAGCACCCCGAGCCCTGGCCGGCTTCCGCAACCTGGCGATCAGCACCATCCGCCTCGCCGGACGCGCCAACATCGCCCACGCCCGCCGCGACCTCCTCCGCCACGAAGACGCCTTCGCCGTCTACGGCATCTGA
- a CDS encoding YegS/Rv2252/BmrU family lipid kinase: MRQFTAVVNPTAGGATGAAALLALARLLREAGADLHTEYSRSLAHARELARDAGRRGRVVLAVGGDGIAGGIGGALSGTGATLGLVPAGRGNDFARALDLPADPAALARILLHNTPRPVDTIEIESAVHHRTVVLGSVYAGVDALANRHANRSRLLRGSASYYAGGLRAVTGWRAARYRVTVDGEEHTHTGYTVVAANSGYYGSGRVIAPDARVDDGVLEIVMIADAPRLLFFHLMNDLRTGAHVHRPQVRILRGKEVRILADRDVPYGADGEVEAVLPVTLRVLPGALHVLR; the protein is encoded by the coding sequence ATGCGACAGTTCACCGCCGTCGTCAATCCCACCGCGGGCGGAGCCACCGGAGCGGCCGCGCTGCTCGCTCTCGCACGTCTGCTCCGGGAGGCCGGCGCCGACCTGCACACGGAATACAGCCGCAGCCTCGCCCACGCGCGGGAACTGGCCCGCGACGCCGGCCGGCGGGGCCGGGTGGTGCTGGCGGTCGGCGGAGACGGCATCGCCGGAGGCATCGGCGGCGCGCTGAGTGGCACCGGCGCGACCCTCGGCCTCGTGCCGGCGGGCCGCGGCAACGACTTCGCCCGTGCCCTGGACCTGCCCGCCGACCCCGCGGCCCTGGCCCGGATACTGCTGCACAACACACCGCGGCCGGTCGACACCATCGAGATCGAGTCAGCCGTGCACCACCGCACCGTCGTCCTCGGCAGCGTCTACGCCGGCGTGGACGCGCTGGCCAACCGCCACGCCAACCGGTCCCGGCTGCTGCGGGGTTCCGCCTCCTACTACGCAGGCGGCCTGCGCGCGGTCACCGGCTGGCGGGCGGCGCGCTACCGGGTCACGGTCGACGGTGAGGAGCACACCCACACCGGCTACACGGTGGTCGCCGCCAACTCCGGTTACTACGGTTCGGGCCGGGTCATCGCCCCCGACGCCCGCGTCGACGACGGCGTACTGGAGATCGTGATGATCGCGGACGCCCCGCGGCTGCTGTTCTTCCACCTGATGAACGATCTCAGGACAGGCGCCCACGTCCACCGGCCCCAGGTGCGGATCCTGCGCGGCAAGGAGGTCCGTATCCTTGCCGACCGGGACGTCCCCTACGGGGCGGACGGCGAGGTCGAGGCGGTTCTCCCGGTGACTCTCCGGGTCCTCCCCGGCGCACTCCACGTGCTCCGCTGA